In Tachysurus fulvidraco isolate hzauxx_2018 chromosome 11, HZAU_PFXX_2.0, whole genome shotgun sequence, one DNA window encodes the following:
- the linc.pou2af1 gene encoding colorectal cancer associated 2 isoform X3 encodes MSDKPKVYQGVRVKTTVKELLQKRRALQAAESRKTQAVTTHDVCSTPVTAGHLDIFCGNSAQDAYFQHRQFAENVHMVMEDMFDDQLLMNMIPAENFSSSAAVCATGPAQWPHGYFPSCTEYYTNSLESSSPTHSFSLPSPGDYNSYTPPESHSSSSSCYNSPTRMDMSSSFTSENYHYQHCTVQHCFCLSHWPSLQDGTMAPDYTPPHYSASDCFYQSLGEEAYCRRDSSSSELCYL; translated from the exons ATGTCTG ACAAACCTAAAGTGTACCAGGGTGTGCGGGTGAAAACCACAGTCAAGGAGTTGCTGCAGAAGCGCAGGGCACTTCAGGCAGCAGAATCGAGA AAAACACAAGCTGTCACGACTCACGACGTCTGTTCTACACCAGTGACTG CGGGTCATCTCGATATTTTCTGTGGGAACTCAGCACAGGATGCTTATTTTCAGCATCGACAGTTTGCAGAAAATGTGCATATGGTCATGGAGGACATGTTTGATGATCAGCTGCTGATGAACATGATTCCTGCAGAGAACTTCAGCTCCAGCGCCGCGGTGTGTGCGACTGGTCCTGCGCAATGGCCACACGGATACTTCCCTTCATGCACGGAATATTACACTAACAGCTTA GAATCCAGTTCACCAACACACTCGTTCAGCCTTCCCAGTCCGGGCGATTATAACAGCTACACTCCACCTGAGTCTCACTCATCGTCCTCCTCATGCTACAACTCCCCGACACGCATGGACATGAGCTCCAGCTTTACTTCTGAAAACTACCACTATCAGCATTGTACCGTGCAGCATTGCTTTTGCCTGTCGCACTGGCCCAGTCTGCAGGATGGCACCATGGCCCCAGACTACACACCTCCTCACTACAGCGCCTCAGACTGTTTTTACCAATCTCTGGGAGAAGAAGCTTACTGTAGAAGAGATTCTTCAAGCTCAGAGCTGTGTTACTTATAA
- the linc.pou2af1 gene encoding colorectal cancer associated 2 isoform X2, with protein sequence MTAALDKPKVYQGVRVKTTVKELLQKRRALQAAESRKTQAVTTHDVCSTPVTAGHLDIFCGNSAQDAYFQHRQFAENVHMVMEDMFDDQLLMNMIPAENFSSSAAVCATGPAQWPHGYFPSCTEYYTNSLESSSPTHSFSLPSPGDYNSYTPPESHSSSSSCYNSPTRMDMSSSFTSENYHYQHCTVQHCFCLSHWPSLQDGTMAPDYTPPHYSASDCFYQSLGEEAYCRRDSSSSELCYL encoded by the exons ATGACTGCTGCGTTAG ACAAACCTAAAGTGTACCAGGGTGTGCGGGTGAAAACCACAGTCAAGGAGTTGCTGCAGAAGCGCAGGGCACTTCAGGCAGCAGAATCGAGA AAAACACAAGCTGTCACGACTCACGACGTCTGTTCTACACCAGTGACTG CGGGTCATCTCGATATTTTCTGTGGGAACTCAGCACAGGATGCTTATTTTCAGCATCGACAGTTTGCAGAAAATGTGCATATGGTCATGGAGGACATGTTTGATGATCAGCTGCTGATGAACATGATTCCTGCAGAGAACTTCAGCTCCAGCGCCGCGGTGTGTGCGACTGGTCCTGCGCAATGGCCACACGGATACTTCCCTTCATGCACGGAATATTACACTAACAGCTTA GAATCCAGTTCACCAACACACTCGTTCAGCCTTCCCAGTCCGGGCGATTATAACAGCTACACTCCACCTGAGTCTCACTCATCGTCCTCCTCATGCTACAACTCCCCGACACGCATGGACATGAGCTCCAGCTTTACTTCTGAAAACTACCACTATCAGCATTGTACCGTGCAGCATTGCTTTTGCCTGTCGCACTGGCCCAGTCTGCAGGATGGCACCATGGCCCCAGACTACACACCTCCTCACTACAGCGCCTCAGACTGTTTTTACCAATCTCTGGGAGAAGAAGCTTACTGTAGAAGAGATTCTTCAAGCTCAGAGCTGTGTTACTTATAA
- the linc.pou2af1 gene encoding colorectal cancer associated 2 isoform X1 — MLSTNLSLSLSLSLSLSLSLSLSLSLSLSLSPPCPTYLQPKKTQAVTTHDVCSTPVTAGHLDIFCGNSAQDAYFQHRQFAENVHMVMEDMFDDQLLMNMIPAENFSSSAAVCATGPAQWPHGYFPSCTEYYTNSLESSSPTHSFSLPSPGDYNSYTPPESHSSSSSCYNSPTRMDMSSSFTSENYHYQHCTVQHCFCLSHWPSLQDGTMAPDYTPPHYSASDCFYQSLGEEAYCRRDSSSSELCYL; from the exons ATGCTGAgtactaatctctctctctctctctctctctctctctctctctctctctctctctctctctctctctctctctctctctctctttctccacccTGTCCCACCTACCTACAACCAAAGAAAACACAAGCTGTCACGACTCACGACGTCTGTTCTACACCAGTGACTG CGGGTCATCTCGATATTTTCTGTGGGAACTCAGCACAGGATGCTTATTTTCAGCATCGACAGTTTGCAGAAAATGTGCATATGGTCATGGAGGACATGTTTGATGATCAGCTGCTGATGAACATGATTCCTGCAGAGAACTTCAGCTCCAGCGCCGCGGTGTGTGCGACTGGTCCTGCGCAATGGCCACACGGATACTTCCCTTCATGCACGGAATATTACACTAACAGCTTA GAATCCAGTTCACCAACACACTCGTTCAGCCTTCCCAGTCCGGGCGATTATAACAGCTACACTCCACCTGAGTCTCACTCATCGTCCTCCTCATGCTACAACTCCCCGACACGCATGGACATGAGCTCCAGCTTTACTTCTGAAAACTACCACTATCAGCATTGTACCGTGCAGCATTGCTTTTGCCTGTCGCACTGGCCCAGTCTGCAGGATGGCACCATGGCCCCAGACTACACACCTCCTCACTACAGCGCCTCAGACTGTTTTTACCAATCTCTGGGAGAAGAAGCTTACTGTAGAAGAGATTCTTCAAGCTCAGAGCTGTGTTACTTATAA
- the linc.pou2af1 gene encoding colorectal cancer associated 2 isoform X4: MSGHLDIFCGNSAQDAYFQHRQFAENVHMVMEDMFDDQLLMNMIPAENFSSSAAVCATGPAQWPHGYFPSCTEYYTNSLESSSPTHSFSLPSPGDYNSYTPPESHSSSSSCYNSPTRMDMSSSFTSENYHYQHCTVQHCFCLSHWPSLQDGTMAPDYTPPHYSASDCFYQSLGEEAYCRRDSSSSELCYL; the protein is encoded by the exons ATGT CGGGTCATCTCGATATTTTCTGTGGGAACTCAGCACAGGATGCTTATTTTCAGCATCGACAGTTTGCAGAAAATGTGCATATGGTCATGGAGGACATGTTTGATGATCAGCTGCTGATGAACATGATTCCTGCAGAGAACTTCAGCTCCAGCGCCGCGGTGTGTGCGACTGGTCCTGCGCAATGGCCACACGGATACTTCCCTTCATGCACGGAATATTACACTAACAGCTTA GAATCCAGTTCACCAACACACTCGTTCAGCCTTCCCAGTCCGGGCGATTATAACAGCTACACTCCACCTGAGTCTCACTCATCGTCCTCCTCATGCTACAACTCCCCGACACGCATGGACATGAGCTCCAGCTTTACTTCTGAAAACTACCACTATCAGCATTGTACCGTGCAGCATTGCTTTTGCCTGTCGCACTGGCCCAGTCTGCAGGATGGCACCATGGCCCCAGACTACACACCTCCTCACTACAGCGCCTCAGACTGTTTTTACCAATCTCTGGGAGAAGAAGCTTACTGTAGAAGAGATTCTTCAAGCTCAGAGCTGTGTTACTTATAA